TGCCCATTGCCGCATTTGCTAGATTTGAAAACGATGCATTGTTTTTACGAGGTCGGGTTATTGCACAAGATGGCTCATCAATGATAGAAGTTGACAAAAGACAATCAGTTCAACTTGTTGATGATGCATATAAAATAGGAATAGAGCTTGCACAAAAAGCAATCGGTCTTGGTGCAAATGAGCTTCTTAAAGTTGAAACATGAAATCAAAAAAAATTGTAATTACACGTTCGATCCACCAGGCAGGAGAGTTGGCCAACTTGTTGCGTGAACAGGGCGCTAATCCATTATTTTATCCATGCATAGAAATCGCAGCCCCGGATGACACAAGAGAGTTAGATTCAGCCCTTTACAAAGCTGACCAGGACTATTTTGATTGGATTGTTTTCACAAGCGCAAATACGGTTTTTTCAATCGCTAATCGGCTTGCTGAATTATCATTATCTCCTTCCAGGCTCAATACAGCAAATATTGCAGCTATAGGACCTGCAACCTCGCTTGCGGTGGAGAATTATCTAAATCTCGATGTGAACCTAATGCCTGAGGATTATGCTGTCGAAGCGCTGGTTGACGTATTTCCGTCTGTTTCAGAAAAAAATATCTTATTGCCCCAATCAAACCTGGCTCGCCCTTATTTGGCTGAAAAGCTGACAGAAATGGGCGCTGAAGTTCTGGCAATAGCGGCCTATCAAACCAAAATTGGCACGGGCGGCTTTGACTTGT
This candidate division KSB1 bacterium DNA region includes the following protein-coding sequences:
- a CDS encoding uroporphyrinogen-III synthase; protein product: MKSKKIVITRSIHQAGELANLLREQGANPLFYPCIEIAAPDDTRELDSALYKADQDYFDWIVFTSANTVFSIANRLAELSLSPSRLNTANIAAIGPATSLAVENYLNLDVNLMPEDYAVEALVDVFPSVSEKNILLPQSNLARPYLAEKLTEMGAEVLAIAAYQTKIGTGGFDLSAGLAKNEIDAITFTSSSSIFYFLDRLKISEIDIKLLDGICIACFGSITAETARQAGLSVSVQTSENTFKNLAFKLTEYFDQSELLEKEKCR